From Candidatus Neomarinimicrobiota bacterium:
TGCTTACTGTATTGTTAACCGGAACCGTTCTCATGGCCCAGTCAGCGCCTGAGCATTCCGCTACATTCGGCGCCGGATGTTTCTGGTGTGTGGAGGCTGTTTTCAATCGAATTGACGGCGTGACATCTGTGACGGTTGGATATGCCGGCGGAATTACAACCGATCCAACATACAAAGAGGTGTGTTCCGGAACAACAGGACATGCAGAAGTATCTCGGATTGAATTTGATCCTTCTAAAGTTTCTTACAATAAATTGCTTGAAGTGTTCTGGAAAAGCCACGATCCCACTACCATGAATAAACAGGGGAACGATGTTGGAACACAATATCGTTCGGTAATCTTTTACCATAACGAAGAACAGAAAAAATTGGCGACTACATCCGTTAAAAAAGCTCAAAAAGTATTTGATGAGCCGATCATTACGCAGATTGTTCCACTAGATTCATATTACCAAGCCGAAGAAAATCATCAGGATTATTATCGCAATAATCCGAACCAAGCATATTGTACTTACGTCATCCGCCCCAAGCTTCAGAAGCTAAAGCTGGAATGATTATTTTAACCGCAGAGAGCACAGAGAAAAACGATATAATTGAATAGGGATATAGGACTATAATCTCTGATTATGAATCTCTAAATGGAATATTGCTTTCTGCTTAGT
This genomic window contains:
- the msrA gene encoding peptide-methionine (S)-S-oxide reductase MsrA; its protein translation is MKNFNLLTVLLTGTVLMAQSAPEHSATFGAGCFWCVEAVFNRIDGVTSVTVGYAGGITTDPTYKEVCSGTTGHAEVSRIEFDPSKVSYNKLLEVFWKSHDPTTMNKQGNDVGTQYRSVIFYHNEEQKKLATTSVKKAQKVFDEPIITQIVPLDSYYQAEENHQDYYRNNPNQAYCTYVIRPKLQKLKLE